One window of Streptomyces sp. MMBL 11-1 genomic DNA carries:
- a CDS encoding GNAT family N-acetyltransferase, giving the protein MTDLLPIAAPAWTIVTAVYDSPAARGLTDALYREQAAIYGTADDPAATPPHEFRPPHGRFLIATSPDGIPLACGGWRTASPGTAEIKRMYVSPAARGHGLGHQMLNALEEDARQHRMTKAILETGVDNRDALALYTRAGYARIQSYVTGRNPQINRALSKQLLKGAGGRGQLLDGRIAPCLVR; this is encoded by the coding sequence ATGACTGACCTGCTTCCGATCGCGGCACCGGCCTGGACCATCGTCACCGCGGTCTATGACTCCCCTGCCGCGCGAGGACTCACCGACGCCCTGTATCGCGAACAGGCCGCGATCTACGGAACCGCTGACGACCCCGCCGCTACACCGCCCCACGAGTTCCGGCCACCGCACGGGAGGTTCCTTATCGCCACCAGCCCGGACGGCATACCCCTCGCGTGCGGCGGCTGGCGCACTGCCAGCCCAGGAACTGCGGAGATCAAACGCATGTACGTATCCCCTGCCGCCCGCGGCCACGGCCTCGGACATCAGATGTTGAACGCCCTTGAGGAAGACGCCCGTCAACACCGCATGACCAAGGCGATCCTGGAGACGGGAGTCGACAACCGAGACGCCCTCGCCCTCTACACCAGGGCCGGATACGCCCGGATCCAGTCCTACGTCACCGGACGGAACCCACAGATCAATCGAGCGCTGAGCAAGCAACTCCTGAAAGGGGCCGGTGGTCGGGGCCAACTCCTCGACGGCCGAATTGCACCCTGCTTGGTGCGCTGA